The genomic interval ACCCTATATGAAACCAGATTACGTAAAGCAATGGGAGATAAGGAAATACAGCACTTTGAAGCTTCTGAAATTGGTAAAAATGATCACTGGTTTGATGTCAGTGTTTATCCATCTGATGATGGGATTTCAGTCTACTGGCGCGATATCACCCAGCGTAAAAGCTGAAACAGAATCCAAGCAAGTAAAATAATGTAGATTAATAAAATAAAGAATTTAAACTAATTATTTTAATTTTTCTCAGGACATGATTTATTTTTCGAAAGTGTAGCAATTTAGGATATGATGTTAACCGGAATTTTTGCTCTTCTAACCACTCTTTCAGTGGTACTACCCATTAAAAACTTTTCAAAACCATGTTTACCAGATTTTCCCATTATTATTTGATCAACACCTTCCTCAACAGCGGTTTCTAAAATAACATCTTCCGGCTTTCCTTTTTTAATCATGGTTATTAAATTAATGTTTTTGCAGTTACCAGAACATTTCTCTTCTTCAATTTTCTTTTTAAACTTTTCAACAGCTTCTTTCCCTTCTTCACGTAATTGTTCATCTAATTTTTCTCGTAGATCTTTCTGTGGTAATGAGTTCAAGTAATCGGTATCAATCACGTTTAACACAATTATATCTGCACCACTTAAATCTGCAGCAGAAATTGCATATTCTCCAGCTCTTTCGGA from Methanobacterium sp. Maddingley MBC34 carries:
- a CDS encoding universal stress protein UspA-like protein (PFAM: Universal stress protein family) → MFKKILLPTDGSEASERAGEYAISAADLSGADIIVLNVIDTDYLNSLPQKDLREKLDEQLREEGKEAVEKFKKKIEEEKCSGNCKNINLITMIKKGKPEDVILETAVEEGVDQIIMGKSGKHGFEKFLMGSTTERVVRRAKIPVNIIS